One Microbacterium sp. SSM24 genomic window, CTCAAGCCCGCCGTGGGGTCGTCCCCGGCGTCTGCCGCGACGATTCTCGCGCGCGTGCAGGACGGCCTCGCGCAGGAGATCCGGATCATGCTCGACGAGGGCGTCGTCCCCGAGGTCGAGGACATCGACCTGTGCCTCATCCTCGGCGCAGGCTGGCCGTTCATCGACGGTGGCGCATCGCCCTACCTCGACCGCGAGGGTGCGTCGGAGCGTACCTTCGGCGACACGTTCCACCACCCGGTCATCAGGGGCATCGGCGCCTGACGTTCTGACAGCCTGGTTGACGGCGAACCGCCAGGATCCCGCACGACGAGTGACGCGGATCCCGGCGGTTTCGCCCTCCACGCGACGTGCACGTCGGTCGTGCAGCGCTGGGTGTATCCGGGCGCGTCGGAGCTCAGCGGCGCGTCGGATCACCGCGGCGCGCCGGAGCTCGACGGGATTCAACGGTCGGGGACGGAGCTGGGGCCGGGGCTAGAAAGGCGCGTCCGCCACGTCGGGTGGTCCGGACGGACGGAAGACGGGGACCGCCCGTTCGGGTTTGACGAGGTACTGCCGCCCGGTCGGCGACCGCCACAGTAGCGCCCCGCCCTTGTCGGGAAGGTTCTCGACAGCCCAGCCACCGTGATGCTTCACCGTGTGGTGCCCGACGCACAACGGGGCGTGGTTATCGAGGGCGGTGTGGCCGCCATGCTCCCATGCGATGTTGTGGTCGATCTCGCACCTGGACGCCGGTATCCCGCATCCGGGGGCCATGCACCGGTCTGCGCGCCACCTGATGAGCTTTCGCAGGGCCGGTGGTGGGCGGTACCGGGTGCGACCCACCGACAGCACCATTCCGGTCTCGGGGTGGGTGAGCACCCGCATCCAGAGCTCGTCTCCACCGCAGAGGTTCTTGGCCACGCTGAGCGGGATGGGGCCTACTCCTTCTACCGTCGCGGGGGCGAGCCCTTGTCTGTGGCGGGCGGTGTCGTCCTCAGCCAGCAGCGCGAGTGCCGGCACCGTCACCGCGACGGTCGCACGGACTCCCCGTGCCCCGTCGGGATGAGCGGCAGTCGAGCCGTCGATGAGCAGGTCGCACAACACATCGGCGCGGGTCTGATCCAACGACCGGGTCTCTTCCGGCTCAGCGTTGATGACTTTCGCCATTCTCGTGACCCGGTCGTGAATCGCGTGCGCTTCGACCGCCGGCAGGTACGCGTGCAGCCACGCCATCCCCTCTGCTGCGGGCTCGACGACGATCCGACGGTTCGTCAACGCCTGCTCGTGTCGCTGCATGAGTGTGGCGGATTCCTCCGACTCGATCAGTCTCTGCAACTGCCGGCGGAAAGATCCCACGGGCAGTTCCATCGCCAACTCGACCGCTCGCCCCGTGAGCCGCTCGCGCACGTCGAGGGACGCAAGATCCATCAGCTGCACGAGGACGATCGCGTGCCGTTCGGTGATCCGTGCCCGTCCCAGTGCTTCCAGCGCGTCCGGATACCGGTGCACCAACGCGTCGGCCTGCGCGAGAAGCGCGCCGGCCGTGCTCTCTGTCATCCCCAGCGCCGAAGCCAACTCCAGACGCACCGACCGTTCGACGATCTCCACAGCGCCCCCGCCGTACTGACCCGCGTTCTCGACCGCGTTGGACCGCAGCCGTTCCACGCGTTCGAACCGCTCGGCTGCGAAGACCGACATCATCCCCGCGACCTCGGTCACCAACTCCACGTCATCCGGAACCGGAGCAGCCCATCCCGGCACGGCGTCGACGGACTCGAAGTCCGAGGCGTCGGGGAGGAATGTCATGTCACAGACATTAGAACATACCTCCGACATCGCTCACGCGGCGCCGATCACCAAGCCGCGACCGCCCCGGTGCCTAGCGCTGCTTCTCCTCGCTTCTGGCAAGTGAGCCGATCGTCGGGATCTCGCTCGTGGCGCCCCGCGCGACGGGGATGCGCGTTCCGAGAACCTGCGACACGACATCCTGCGCGATCTTCGCGGGAGTGAGTCCGGCGTCCTCGAGGATCTGCTCGCGGCTCGCGTGATCGATGAACTCATCGGGAAGGCCGAGCTCGTCGACCGCGGTGTCGATGCCCGCCTCGCGCAGCACCTGGCGCACCCGGGTGCCGATGCCTCCGACACGGATGCCGTCCTCGAGCGTGATGACGAGGCGATGGGATGCCGCGAGCTCGACGATCGACGGCTGCACCGGCACCACCCACCGGGGGTCGACCACGGTCGAGCCGATCCCCTGCGCCCGCAGGCGCTCGGCGACGTCGACGGCGATGTGCGCCATCGGCCCGATGCCCACGATGAGCACGTCCTCGGCATCCGATCGCGAGAGCACGTCCACACCGTCGTCGAGGCGCTCGAGGGCGGGAAGCTCAGGGCTCACCGCGCCCTTCGGGAAGCGGATGACGGTCGGTGCGTCCTCGACCTCGACCGCCTCCTGCAGAACCTCGCGCAGACGCGGCTCGTCCCGGGGGACCGCGATGCGGATGTGCGGCACGATCTGGAGCATCGCAAGGTCCCAGATGCCGTGGTGGCTCGGCCCGTCGGGACCGGTGACCCCGGCGCGGTCGAGCACGAACGTCACGCCGGCGCGGTGGAGCGCGACATCCATCAGCACCTGATCGAAGGCGCGATTCATGAAGGTCGCGTAGATGGCGACGACGGGGTGCAGTCCGCCGAAAGCGAGCCCCGCGGCCGATGCGACGGCGTGCTGCTCGGCGATGCCGACGTCGTACACGCGCTCGGGGAAGCGCTGCGCGAACGGCAGCAGCCCGGTCGGGCGCAGCATCGCCGCCGTCATGGCGATGATGTCGTCGCGCCGCTCCCCCACTGCGACGAGCTCATTTGCGAAGACATCGGTCCAGGCGGTCGCACCACTGGAACCGCCGACCGTCTTTCCTGTCGCGGGGTCGATCTTGCCGACGGCGTGGAAGGCGTCGGCCTCGTCGTCGAGGGCCGGCTGGTAGCCACGGCCCTTCTCTGTGATCGCATGCACGATGACCGGCGCACCGTAGGTCTTCGCGAGCTCGAGCGTCTCGATGAGGGTCGGCAGATCGTGACCGTCCACCGGACCGAGGTACTTGATGTCGAGGTTGGAGTACAGCGCGGCGTTGTTCGTGAATCGCGAGAGGAAGCCGTGGGTTCCGCCGCGGACGCCGCGATACACCGCGCGTGCGGCGGGCCCGAGCTTGCGGAACAGACTGTCGGAGCCGCGATGAAGGTTGCGGTACGCATCCGCCGTGCGCACCCGGTTGAGGTAGCGGGCCATGCCGCCGATGGTCGGCGCGTACGAGCGGCCGTTGTCGTTGACGACGATGATCAGGTTGCGGTCGTTGTCGTCGGAGATGTTGTTGAGCGCCTCCCACGTCATGCCACCCGTGAGCGCGCCGTCGCCGACCACGGCGATCACATGCCGATCTTTGCGGCCCGTGCGCGTCAGCGCGCGGGAGACGCCGTCCGCCCAGCTCAGCGAGCTGGACGCGTGGGAGGACTCCACGACATCGTGCGGACTCTCCGACCGCTGCGGGTAGCCGGCCAGCCCACCGCGTGAGCGGAGCGCCGAGAAGTCCTGGCGCCCTGTGAGCAGCTTGTGAACGTAGGACTGATGCCCGGTGTCGAACACGAACGGATCGGCCGGCGAGTCGAACACACGGTGGAGGGCGATGGTCAGTTCGACGACGCCGAGGTTCGGTCCGAGGTGACCGCCCGTGCGCGCGACGTTCTCGATGAGGAAGCCGCGGATCTCCCCCGCCAGTTCCTCGAGCTGATCGGTGCTCAGGGCATCGAGATCTCGGGGTCCGGCGATCGACGACAGCAGCGACATCCGCGCTCCCTTCCCGGCCCGGCTGGGCGTTGTCAGTCTACCCGTGACACACCGGAGGGGCCGGAGCGCTTGCGCGCTGCCGACCCCTCCAGGTATGCGTCAGACGAGCGAGCGCAGCACGTACTGCAGAATGCCGCCGTTGCGGTAGTAGTCGGCTTCACCCGGCGTGTCGATGCGCACGACCGCATCGAACTCGACGGTCTCCTTACCCTCGGCCGAGAACTCGCTGGGCGCCGCGGTGACGCGCACCGTCTTCGGGGTCACGCCCTCGTTGAGCTGCTCCAGGCCCGTGATCGAGACGATCTCGGTGCCGTCGAGGCCGAGCGACTCCCACGACTGGCCCGCCGGGAACTGCAGCGGGACGACGCCCATGCCGATCAGGTTCGACCGGTGGATGCGCTCGAAGCTCTCGGTGATGACCGCCTTCACGCCCAGGAGGCTCGTGCCCTTGGCCGCCCAGTCGCGCGACGAGCCGGAGCCGTACTCCTTGCCGCCGAAGATCACGAGCGGGGTGCCCGCCGCCTGGTAGTTCTGCGATGCGTCGTAGATGAACGACTGCGGACCGCCCTCCTGCGTGAAGTCGCGCGTGAAGCCGCCCTCGACGATCGCGCCGTCGTTGACCGCGCTCACGAGCAGGTTCTTCAGGCGGATGTTCGCGAACGTGCCGCGGATCATCACTTCGTGGTTCCCACGACGCGAGCCGAAGGAGTTGAAGTCCTTCTGGCGGACGCCGTGCTCCTCGAGGTACTTCGCCGCGGGGGTGCCGATCTTGATGTTTCCGGCAGGGCTGATGTGGTCGGTGGTGACGGAGTCGCCGAGCGTGGCCATGACCCGGGCACCGTGGATGTCGGTGACCGGCGTGAGCTCCATCGTCATGCCGTCGAAGTAGGGCGCCTTGCGGACGTAGGTCGAGTTCTCATCCCACTGGAAGACCGAGTCGTCGGGCGTCGGCAGGCTCTTCCAGCGCTCGTCACCCTCGAACACGGTGGCGTACTGCTTGATGAACTGCTCACGCGAGATCGACGTGTCGATCGTGGCCTGCACCTCTTCGGGCGAGGGCCAGATGTCCTTCAGGAACACATCGTTCCCGTCCGAGTCCTTGCCCAACGCGTCCGTCTCGAAGTCGAAGTGCATCGAGCCGGCGAGGGCGTAGGCGACGACCAGGGGCGGCGACGCGAGGTAGTTCATCTTGACGTCGGGGCTGATGCGACCCTCGAAGTTGCGGTTGCCCGAGAGGACGGCCGTCACAGCCAGGTCGTGCTCGTTGATCGCGTGCGAGACCTCTTCGATGAGCGGTCCCGAGTTGCCGATGCAGATCGTGCATCCGTAGCCGACCGTGAAGAAGCCCAGACCCTCGAGCGCCTTGTCGAGACCTGACTTCTCGTAGTAGTCGGTGACCACCTTGGAGCCCGGGCCGAGCGTCGTCTTGACCCACGGCTTCTGCTTGAGACCCTTCTGCAGCGCGTTGCGCGCGAGGAGTCCGGCGGCGAGCATGACCGACGGGTTGGACGTATTGGTGCACGACGTGATCGCCGCGAGCGTCACCGCTCCGTTGTCGAGGATGTACGTCGTTCCGTCAGGAGACGTGACCTTGACGGGCTTGGATGCCGCCGCAGGTCCCCCGCTGGAGATGTGCACGACGCGCGTCTCCTCGTGCTCGTCGCCGGGGCCCGCACCGGGGTCGGAGGCGGGGAACGAGTGCTTCGACTCCAGATCGATGATGTCGTCCGAGGTCGTCGCCTCGGCGTAGTTGAGGATGTCGACCTCGAACTGCGACTTCGCCTCGGACAGCAGGATGCGGTCCTGCGGGCGCTTCGGTCCGGCGATGGAGGGGACGACCGTCGAGAGGTCGAGCTCCATGTACTCGCTGAACGCCGGCTCGTGCGACGGGTCGTGCCAGAGCTTCTGCAGCTTCGCGTACTCCTCGACGAGCGCCACCGACTGCTCGCTGCGGCCCGTGAGTCGCAGGTAGTCGAGCGTGACGTCGTCGATCGGGAACATCGCGGCGGTCGAGCCGAACTCGGGGCTCATGTTGCCGATGGTGGCGCGGTTGGCGAGCGGCACGGAGGCCACGCCCGCCCCGTAGAACTCGACGAACTTGCCGACCACGCCGTGCTTGCGAAGCATGTCGGTGATCGTCAGGACGACGTCGGTCGCCGTGACGCCGGCCGGGATCTCGCCGGTCAGCTTGAAGCCGACGACGCGAGGGATGAGCATCGACACGGGCTGACCGAGCATCGCGGCCTCGGCCTCGATGCCGCCGACGCCCCAGCCGAGCACGCCGAGGCCGTTGACCATCGTGGTGTGGGAGTCGGTGCCGACGCACGTGTCGGGGTAGGCACGCAGGACGCCGTCGACGCTGCGGTCGTAGATGACCTTGGCGAGGTGCTCGATGTTCACCTGGTGCACGATGCCCGTGCCTGGGGGGACGACCTTGAAGTCGTCGAAGGCGGTCTGGCCCCAGCGCAGGAACTGGTAGCGCTCGCCGTTGCGCTCGTACTCGATCTCGACGTTGCGCTCGAGGGCGTTCTCGGTGCCGAAGAGGTCGGCGATCACCGAGTGGTCGATGACCATCTCGGCGGGCGAGAGCGGGTTGATCTTGTCGGGGTTGCCGCCGAGGGCGCCGACAGCCTCACGCATCGTGGCGAGGTCGACGATGCAGGGCACTCCGGTGAAGTCCTGCATGACGACACGGGCGGGGGTGAACTGGATCTCGGTGTCGGGCTCGGCAGCCGGGTTCCAGGATCCGAGGGCCTCGATCTGAGCCTTCGTGACGTTCGCGCCGTCCTCGGTGCGGAGGAGGTTCTCGAGCAGCACCTTGAGGCTGAACGGGAGATTCTCGTAGCCCGCGACCGTGTCGATGCGGAAGATCTCATAGTCGGTGCTGCCGACCGTCAGGGTGCTCTTGGCACCGAAGCTGTCAACCGTGGACACGTCTGTCTCCTTCGTCGGCGGCGGGAGCGGGATCGAAGCCCGGCACTCCCCATCTTCCCCCGCCCGGGACCCCTCGGCTAGTGAGGGTGACCTAATCCTCGGCGGAGCGAATTTATCTTGATATCAAGATAAATGTATCACTCCGCGGCGGGATCGGCGCGCGACTCACGGTGGGGGTAGAGGGCGCGAACGGCGAGCCAGGTGACCGCGACGAGGGGCGCGAACAGCGGCAGCCCCATCACGAGCTTGAACGTGCCCAGAGCGGTGACGTCGCCCGCGAAGTAGAGCGGAACCTGCACCAGCAGCCGTGCCGCGAAGAGCGAGGCCCACGCGATCGCGAGCCAGAAGAACACCCGGCGCTTGCGCTTATCTGCACGCCACGCGGTTCCCTCGCCCATGAGGAATCCGACGGCCAGACCGATCAGCGACCACCCGATGAGCGCTGACACGAGGAAGGCTGTGCCGTATACCGCGTTCGTGATGAACCCGGGGATGAAGCTGTCCTCCCCCCTCCCCGTCAGCAGCGAGAGGCCGGCGGCGGCCGCAGCCGCGACCAGGCCGCCGATCGCGGCCGCGGCGGACTGCCGCTGCACCAGGCGAACGAGGGTGAACACCGCCGCGAGACCGACCGACAGCACGAGGCTGAGAAGAAGGTTCCCCGATCGGGTCGCGGGATCGTAGGTCGCCGTCCACGCGACCAGGAAGACGACACCGGGGAGGACGGACTCGAGCACACCGCGCCAGCCGCCCATCGCGGCCCAGACCACGTGCCCCGTGGACTTGCCCTCGGCGGGGTCGAGCCCGGCGCGCTTCGCGGCGCTGCCGAGCGCCGCACCCAGAAGGTCCGAAGCGGATGCCTCGGTCGCGGGCGGCGGCGTCAGGTCGGCGCTGCGCTCGGCATCCTCGGGCTTCGATGCGTCGCTCACGCGGATCCGGGGGTGGCAGGCATGCGCAGCGGGATGAGATCGCGCGGCGGCATCGGTGAGCCGCCGCGCACCACGACGATCGAACGGAAGAGATCCTCGACCGCGGCCGCGGCCTCGACGTCCGACGTCGCAGCGCCGCCGATGACTCCGCGCAGGAACCATCGCGGGCCGTCGACGCCGATGAACCGGGCGAGGCGCTTGCCGGCCGAGCTGTCAGGTCCGGCGACGACGGGCACCTCCGCCAGGAGCTCCGGTCCCAACGGGCCCTCGCGCTCCTCGACACGACCGCCCTGCTGACGGATCTGCGCACGGATCTGCTCACGCGTCTCCGCCCACAGCCCCGCCGTGCGCGGGGCAGCGAACGGCTGCACCTGGAGCGTCGAGTCGGCGTAGTCGAGACCGACGGCGACGATGCGCTTGGTCTGCTCCTCGACCTCGAGCCGCAGGTTCAGCCCCTCACGAGGAAGGATCTTGATGCCGCCGAGATCGATGTACGGCCGCACCGGATTGGCCTCGGACTCGTCGAAGGGTCCGGTGACCGCGCGGTCCTCCGGTGCGTCCTTCTGCGGGGCGTCTGCGGGTGTGGGATCGGTCATGCGAGGACTCCGTCCTTCTGTGTATATCTCGGTCGCGGGGAGCTCCCCGCGAGGACTCGCTAGCGCTCGTCGGCGGCTCCGCCGCGCCCCCGCCCGGTGGACCCGAAGCCGCCCTCGCCGCGAACGCTGTCGGGCAGAGTCTCCACGGGGATGAATCGCGCGCGAGGCACGGGCATGACGATCAGCTGAGCGATCCGGTCGCCCACGGCGATGTCGTGCGCGTGCTCGGGATCGGTGTTGAGCAGGATGACCTTGATCTCGCCGCGGTAGCCCGCATCGACGGTGCCAGGGGCGTTCACGACGGTGATGCCGTGCTTGGCCGCCAGCCCGCTGCGCGGGACGACGAACGCGACGTGGCCCTCCGGCAGCGCGATGCGCACTCCCGTTCCCACCATCGCCCGCCGGCCGGGCTCGAGGCGCACGGCCTCGGCGGCGACCAGGTCGGCACCGGCGTCGCCCGGGTGCGCGTACACCGGGACGTCGGAAGCGATAATGGGGACGTCCACCGTTTCAGTCACCCAATGAGGGTAATGCAGAAGACAACACTCGATGTCGGGGCCGGCGAGTATCGCGAAAGGCTCGGTCCCTCTTTGTGGATCCTGGTGAGCGCGGCGCTGGCCGGGCCTATGGCCGCACTCGTGTTCACGCCCATCGACACGACGCTCGCGCTCGTGATCGGCGCGGTCGTCGGGGTGACGGTCGTGGCGCTGCTCGTGGCGGGCTCCCCCGTCGTGACGATCAGGGAGGGTGTGCTGCGCGCGGGGCGCGCGCACATCGATGTCGCCCTTCTGGGCGATCCCGTGGCCGTCACCGGAGACGAGGCGAGGACGGCACGCGGAGCGGGACTGGATCCGCGATCGTGGCATCTGATCCGCGGCGGGATCGACGCCGTGGTGGTGGTGTCGGTGATCGACCCCGACGACCCGACTCCGGCGTGGGTGGTGTCCACCCGCACGCCGGATCGGCTCGTCGCGGCGGTGCGCCGCGCTCAGATCACGCGGCGCACTCCGAGCAGATAGGCCCTTGGGCGGTGTCGTGATCGAGCTGCGAACGGTGCTTCACGAGGAAGCAGTTCGAGCACGTGAACTCGTCTTCCTGCGGGGGCAGGACGACGACGTCGAGCTCGAGGTCCGACAGATCTGCTCCCGGCAGCTCGAAGCCTGACGGGTTGTCGGCGTCCTCCACATCGACCGCGCCCGAGAGCTTGTCGGGGACGCGCTCCTTCAGCGCCTCGATCGACTCGCTGTCGTCCTCGGTCTTGCGGGGGGCGTCGTAATCGGTGGCCATGC contains:
- a CDS encoding HNH endonuclease: MTFLPDASDFESVDAVPGWAAPVPDDVELVTEVAGMMSVFAAERFERVERLRSNAVENAGQYGGGAVEIVERSVRLELASALGMTESTAGALLAQADALVHRYPDALEALGRARITERHAIVLVQLMDLASLDVRERLTGRAVELAMELPVGSFRRQLQRLIESEESATLMQRHEQALTNRRIVVEPAAEGMAWLHAYLPAVEAHAIHDRVTRMAKVINAEPEETRSLDQTRADVLCDLLIDGSTAAHPDGARGVRATVAVTVPALALLAEDDTARHRQGLAPATVEGVGPIPLSVAKNLCGGDELWMRVLTHPETGMVLSVGRTRYRPPPALRKLIRWRADRCMAPGCGIPASRCEIDHNIAWEHGGHTALDNHAPLCVGHHTVKHHGGWAVENLPDKGGALLWRSPTGRQYLVKPERAVPVFRPSGPPDVADAPF
- the dxs gene encoding 1-deoxy-D-xylulose-5-phosphate synthase, translating into MSLLSSIAGPRDLDALSTDQLEELAGEIRGFLIENVARTGGHLGPNLGVVELTIALHRVFDSPADPFVFDTGHQSYVHKLLTGRQDFSALRSRGGLAGYPQRSESPHDVVESSHASSSLSWADGVSRALTRTGRKDRHVIAVVGDGALTGGMTWEALNNISDDNDRNLIIVVNDNGRSYAPTIGGMARYLNRVRTADAYRNLHRGSDSLFRKLGPAARAVYRGVRGGTHGFLSRFTNNAALYSNLDIKYLGPVDGHDLPTLIETLELAKTYGAPVIVHAITEKGRGYQPALDDEADAFHAVGKIDPATGKTVGGSSGATAWTDVFANELVAVGERRDDIIAMTAAMLRPTGLLPFAQRFPERVYDVGIAEQHAVASAAGLAFGGLHPVVAIYATFMNRAFDQVLMDVALHRAGVTFVLDRAGVTGPDGPSHHGIWDLAMLQIVPHIRIAVPRDEPRLREVLQEAVEVEDAPTVIRFPKGAVSPELPALERLDDGVDVLSRSDAEDVLIVGIGPMAHIAVDVAERLRAQGIGSTVVDPRWVVPVQPSIVELAASHRLVITLEDGIRVGGIGTRVRQVLREAGIDTAVDELGLPDEFIDHASREQILEDAGLTPAKIAQDVVSQVLGTRIPVARGATSEIPTIGSLARSEEKQR
- a CDS encoding aconitate hydratase; the protein is MSTVDSFGAKSTLTVGSTDYEIFRIDTVAGYENLPFSLKVLLENLLRTEDGANVTKAQIEALGSWNPAAEPDTEIQFTPARVVMQDFTGVPCIVDLATMREAVGALGGNPDKINPLSPAEMVIDHSVIADLFGTENALERNVEIEYERNGERYQFLRWGQTAFDDFKVVPPGTGIVHQVNIEHLAKVIYDRSVDGVLRAYPDTCVGTDSHTTMVNGLGVLGWGVGGIEAEAAMLGQPVSMLIPRVVGFKLTGEIPAGVTATDVVLTITDMLRKHGVVGKFVEFYGAGVASVPLANRATIGNMSPEFGSTAAMFPIDDVTLDYLRLTGRSEQSVALVEEYAKLQKLWHDPSHEPAFSEYMELDLSTVVPSIAGPKRPQDRILLSEAKSQFEVDILNYAEATTSDDIIDLESKHSFPASDPGAGPGDEHEETRVVHISSGGPAAASKPVKVTSPDGTTYILDNGAVTLAAITSCTNTSNPSVMLAAGLLARNALQKGLKQKPWVKTTLGPGSKVVTDYYEKSGLDKALEGLGFFTVGYGCTICIGNSGPLIEEVSHAINEHDLAVTAVLSGNRNFEGRISPDVKMNYLASPPLVVAYALAGSMHFDFETDALGKDSDGNDVFLKDIWPSPEEVQATIDTSISREQFIKQYATVFEGDERWKSLPTPDDSVFQWDENSTYVRKAPYFDGMTMELTPVTDIHGARVMATLGDSVTTDHISPAGNIKIGTPAAKYLEEHGVRQKDFNSFGSRRGNHEVMIRGTFANIRLKNLLVSAVNDGAIVEGGFTRDFTQEGGPQSFIYDASQNYQAAGTPLVIFGGKEYGSGSSRDWAAKGTSLLGVKAVITESFERIHRSNLIGMGVVPLQFPAGQSWESLGLDGTEIVSITGLEQLNEGVTPKTVRVTAAPSEFSAEGKETVEFDAVVRIDTPGEADYYRNGGILQYVLRSLV
- a CDS encoding DUF3159 domain-containing protein; protein product: MSDASKPEDAERSADLTPPPATEASASDLLGAALGSAAKRAGLDPAEGKSTGHVVWAAMGGWRGVLESVLPGVVFLVAWTATYDPATRSGNLLLSLVLSVGLAAVFTLVRLVQRQSAAAAIGGLVAAAAAAGLSLLTGRGEDSFIPGFITNAVYGTAFLVSALIGWSLIGLAVGFLMGEGTAWRADKRKRRVFFWLAIAWASLFAARLLVQVPLYFAGDVTALGTFKLVMGLPLFAPLVAVTWLAVRALYPHRESRADPAAE
- a CDS encoding DUF3710 domain-containing protein, which encodes MTDPTPADAPQKDAPEDRAVTGPFDESEANPVRPYIDLGGIKILPREGLNLRLEVEEQTKRIVAVGLDYADSTLQVQPFAAPRTAGLWAETREQIRAQIRQQGGRVEEREGPLGPELLAEVPVVAGPDSSAGKRLARFIGVDGPRWFLRGVIGGAATSDVEAAAAVEDLFRSIVVVRGGSPMPPRDLIPLRMPATPGSA
- the dut gene encoding dUTP diphosphatase — its product is MTETVDVPIIASDVPVYAHPGDAGADLVAAEAVRLEPGRRAMVGTGVRIALPEGHVAFVVPRSGLAAKHGITVVNAPGTVDAGYRGEIKVILLNTDPEHAHDIAVGDRIAQLIVMPVPRARFIPVETLPDSVRGEGGFGSTGRGRGGAADER
- a CDS encoding DUF3093 domain-containing protein; the protein is MQKTTLDVGAGEYRERLGPSLWILVSAALAGPMAALVFTPIDTTLALVIGAVVGVTVVALLVAGSPVVTIREGVLRAGRAHIDVALLGDPVAVTGDEARTARGAGLDPRSWHLIRGGIDAVVVVSVIDPDDPTPAWVVSTRTPDRLVAAVRRAQITRRTPSR
- a CDS encoding DUF4193 domain-containing protein codes for the protein MATDYDAPRKTEDDSESIEALKERVPDKLSGAVDVEDADNPSGFELPGADLSDLELDVVVLPPQEDEFTCSNCFLVKHRSQLDHDTAQGPICSECAA